One genomic segment of Sorex araneus isolate mSorAra2 chromosome X, mSorAra2.pri, whole genome shotgun sequence includes these proteins:
- the LOC129399654 gene encoding U6 snRNA-associated Sm-like protein LSm8 codes for MISARESYINQTVAVITSGEKMIAGTLKGFDQTINLILHESRERVFSSSQGVEQVVLGLYTVRGDNVAVIGEINEETVCLGLGNI; via the coding sequence ATGATTTCTGCCCGAGAGAGCTATATCAACCAAACAGTTGctgtgatcacttctggtgagaaaATGATTGCGGGAACATTGAAAGGTTTTGACCAGaccattaatttaattttgcatGAAAGCCGTGAACGAGTGTTCAGCTCTTCACAAGGAGTGGAACAAGTGGTACTAGGGTTGTACACGGTAAGAGGTGACAACGTTGCCGTGATTGGAGAAATTAATGAAGAAACAGTCTGCCTTGGTTTGGGGAATATTTGA